The Oncorhynchus mykiss isolate Arlee chromosome 27, USDA_OmykA_1.1, whole genome shotgun sequence sequence GTATCTTCAGTTAAATGAGAACAAATACTGTGCATCAGTCTGTATAATACATGGCATGGGCTTTAGACAGTTAAGGCCTTCCCAATAAAATATAGAAATTCTCCTTTGTAAATCAGTCAATGAAAATAAGAGTTGTGTTCCCTCTTTTTGTGCAAGACAAtgacaacatttattttttgggggttcAAAAGTGTAATGGGTTAAGATTGGTTATGGGTTGGCTACAGCATGTTGAGTAAGTTGTGTTTAACTTGTTTTGTCATTCTTCAGCATtttaataacaataacaaagACAGCacaaaatagtgtgtgtgtgtgtgtgtgtgtgtgtgtgtgtgtgtgtgtgtgattgtgtgcggCTAGGGCCTGACTGACTTGACGTTCATGTCAAataccattatttaaccaggcaagtcagttcagaacaaattcttatttaaagtGACCTCCTaccccgtcattgtaaatacagtaGGTTTCATTGTAACAAAAGCAGAAGACACATATCAGTTGTCTGCTCTTCATATATAATTAAGTTGTATTGTATAATTATTATGCCTGTACTTTGTTCCTGTGAGAAGGTATGCCTATTTGTAATAGAAAGACAAAGATTTGCCTAGATAATGGCACCACAGTATAACAAGTCAATCATTTCCGTTTTTGAAAGGTGTACAGTAGGTTTTTTCTAGCACAAATAATTTGTGGATCCCCTTTTTTGAAATAAAGATATCTGAACTGGACCAATGGATAACTTTTTATCAAATCCATCATCTGTTTTGACACTGCAAGGCTTCGTTCTCCCCCCTGAAAGTGCCTTTGCTGCTCTGAGCTGAATGCCTGTAACCTGGACCTGATTTTTACCATCGTCCTCAACAGGAGGCTCCTCCAGCCCATGTATCTTCTGCTGCTAAACCTTCTCATCAATGCCCTTACAGGCTCCACGGCACTCTTTACGCAGGTCATCAAAGAGCTTTTACTTGACACAGGGACCTTTCAATACTCTGCTTGTTTCACAAGTTATCTTTATTCATTTCTATGGGACGGGAGCAGTGTTCATCCTGAATGGTATGGCAGGTGACAGATATATTGGCATATATTGCCCTTTGAGGTACAACACAATTATGACCAATGCTCATTTCATGAAAATCATCACACTTATATGGATGTGTGACTTGATTTTGATGAGGGGGCTCTTTTACCTGCTGCTTGGGTTACCACGCTGTAGATCTCTGATGACACAATCCTGCTGTGACAACACCTCACTGTTGAAACTGGTCTGTTCTAACACAGCCATCAATAACATCTATGGTCTCTTTATTCCTGCCCTCATGCAGGTCATAGTTGTTTGGACCATTCTTTACACTTACTTTCATGTACTTGTCACATGTTTCAGGAACAAAGGATCAGCTGACACTAAAAGCAAAGTTCTGCAGACTTGTGCTACACATTTAATCGTTTTCTGCTCTTCACGTGTTTAGGGCTTCTCACAATTATTTCATACCGAATGAGCCAATTTCCCCCGCAATTACAGAGACTCATAGGGGTTTCcacataaaaatgtatttgggttCAGTGTCCCTtccatgggacggttgagctaaggTAGGCTAAtacgattagcatgaggttgtaagtaacaagaacatttcccaggacgtagatatatctgatattggcagaaagcttcaattattgttaatctaactgaactgtccaatttacagtagctattacagtgaaagaataccatgctattgtttgaggagagtgcacaattttgaacatgaaaagttattaataaacaaattaggaaTATTTGGGCAGTcctgatacaacattttgaacagaaatgcaatggatcattggatcagtctaaaactttgcacatacaccgatgtcatctagtggccaaaaactgaattgcacctgggctggaataatacagtatagcctttctcttgcatttcaaagacgatggtacaaaaaaaaaaaagatcggttgtttttttctttgtattatcttttaccagatctattgtgttatattctaatacattcctttcacatttccataaacttcaaagtgttttctttcaaatggtatttAGAATATGCATATGCATTCCGTAAATACAAGGAATAGATCTAtgtgttatccagacagaaaagagaaataggcaaaataacattttgatttagagcaataaaaaaaaaaaattaactgagcaaaccagaaaccttttgagatatacatttaaacattattttaaaactatttaaatgtaatatatagaaatgttgtgggactatagtagatgaataatcaatattttttagattgagtatttattgggtcattatgtatctttgtgtgttatatgtgaaaatgtgttcgtattataaattgtattttcatgtttaaggactcttggaagattagtcctaatggggactaaaagagatccaaatcaaatcaaatcaaatatccttgcttcagggcctgagaaacaggcagttagatttgggtaggtCATTTTAGGCCAAAATTGAATAAAAGGGctaatccttaagaggttttaatatTCCTCCCAACTTTAAATCCAATCATATATTGTcttaaaacaaatcaaagtaaAAGTAATGAATTTCTTGCAGACAAAGATCTTTCCATCCTAGTCTATGTTTTCAGTGGTAGACATAGATTTGAAAATAACTCATTCATAATGAATATAAATCTATATTAATTGTTGACATTTGTCACAATCTTTTTAGTGTGGTTGTATTTAGGCTATGTTGTTGTATTTTACAGTCTGAAAGCTTGATGTACCAATTGTTGTTATATTTATCTTCATAACTGTAAATGTATCACTTGTATTCCAAAACAAATAAGCCATTTTGAACACCCCGGGTTGTCAAGAAATCCCTCACTTGATTTCTAACGGACATGGGAAATGATATAACAACCATTGTTGGGTGCCATTCATTTTCGGCCCTGTGAAGCTAATGTTAATCAGAGACTGATATAGTTGGAACAAACTAAATAACCCTACAAATACACTTAAAAAAATTGTATGTGGCAACCAACAACAGTCAATGTAAGTAGATCATATTTTGAATAAACTAGTAAGGAGGTTTCTGGCCTGGACTTTTTATGTATTGGCAAGGTTTCACACGAAAATGTAAATCACGCTGTCAATTGGAAAATTTCAATTGCAttctcctcttgttctctctcctcatctcattctcaaaacccattggataagaaagccagaggtcccgcccctctgaccttctccaatgggttttgagaaggagatgaggagagcggagaaaggaagaaagaaataTGCAATTGAGACCTTCCTTTAGACATCAAACTATGAGAGACATTTAAAGCAAATTGATGACTCCTATGACGAATGACATCCTGTGACATGTTTGATCATGGTTAACAGTCTGCGTTGAAGAATGACTCCACATTTTAAAATACATAGGCACCACCTCATTTCATATTATTTGGTGCCTATCTTTCCTAATTCATTGGGATTACAGACTAAATATCGATCAACACCACAGATGGCGTGTGACATGGACTCATCTTGACGTTAGACTTTTATTGATCTGTGAAAATGtgtctaaaattgataaaattatTTCCAATATCCATCTTCAACGTTGGTCTGATTTGGTTAAATAATGTTATTTTGCCCAGTTTACACTCCAGTAGTCTTTCCCTGGATTCTCAAATACTAACGCAAAAACTAGGGGTGGTAAGTAGCTGTTAAgaggaccagtaaccgaaagttcactggttcaaatccctgagctgactaggtgaaaaatctgtctgtgcccttgagcaaggcacttaacccttattgctaatgtaagtcgctctgctaaatgactaaaatggaaaAGTAATTGTTATGCATCTCATATGTAGGCGTATGCATTATGTCTGGTGTATTTGGCTCTCTCTCCACATTAAAGATATGATATCAGTGTGCTTGTTGTATGATGACCTAGATGTAGGCCTAATTgttcctcttctctccatcttccAAACCCATGTTTCGTTTGTGGATACCACAAAACAAGACAGATTTCAAATGTATAGAATGAGACATACCCATTTCTACTTAGGTCTGGGATGCTGATTAGAACAACGTTGATGAACTGATAAAAAATGAACACACTTTGTTGTCCAAATTAGTTCATAGCACCCTCTAGTGACGTTGTTCTGCACCAAATATAGCCTGGACTCCACATTGAATATCGCTCATTGAGTCTGGAAATTCTCCAGTCGAGGACTTGATCAGCATCCTCTCAGAAACTATGGGTGGGTTTAGCCCACATGGCTTCTGAAGATTTGGTCTGATGACTGAAAAATCATGTTGCATAGATAGCACCCTTCATCAAAGGACAGATTCATTTCAGTGCCATACATGTTGAATCAATTACATAAAACAATACTACAAATGATGCAACTACAAATGCAAACTGAGAATGTGTCAGGAAAAGAGTGGTGGAAGGTGTAGTTTACAAATTGAAAAAATGATTCACATAATTATTTGATATTTTATGAGTGAAGTGGTATTACAGCCGACAGTTTTCGAACACAAAACCAAagtaaaaatgaaaatactgtctATGGAGGAAATTGTATTTGCTAATTAAACCAAttaaaggttaaaaataaattTGTGGTAATTATGGTGACTTGAAACACAATCACATAAATTGACTAATCAATGAATAATAAATATAAACCCTTTACAgatagaaacagaggaggagacaggcaAGTGGGACAACCGTAGACAGGGTGGATGCAGGGATTGATCCCTGGTCTGCAATGCAGAGCAGTATATGACTGGCCATGAGAGTGACTGCTAGACCACAGGCTCTGCACGTCGAGGAAGGAATAATCAATGACCTCAGTCTCCTCCTCACTGTGCCATTACAATGGGCCCATCCACCTATAGCTCCTCTTCTGGTCCCTATGCTTTTTATCATACATTCCTCTTGAGAATTATTTTCCTTGACAATACTAATGTATAACAGAACAACAAATAATTAACGTTACATTATTAAGTTATACTATTGACTTTTACTACTCTAACTGAACCTTTGGCCATAGAGAAAAGCTGAAGTAATTTCACTCTAATCTTTTTAGTTTTGATACCATATATTACTGGGTTCAGACCTGGAGGAAATATGACAAATATCATTCCTGCAAATGTCTGAAGTAGGAGAGGAGTGTTTGGTATTCGATACACAAGGACAACAATGATACCTGAGAACTCATAGATTAGAAAGACAAGCAGGTGTGTGGCACATGTATGCAAGGCCTTTAGCTTGGCATCAGAGTCACTACCTCTAAAACATGTGAATagaatgaatgagtaggagaAGACCACAGAAAAAGCCCCTCCCCCATGGAGTACACCTGTGATAAATAAGCCATAGATGTTATTCACTGTGGTTTCTGTTGCACAGGTCAGTCTTAACAGGGACATGTTGTCACAATAGATGTTCACGATAACTGTTTTACAAACAGGGAAACGCAACGTGAGCCCGAACAGGATCCCAACCAGTAGAAAGTCAATCAGCCAAGCAGAGGCAATGAGACTTACAACAGTGTTCTTAGTCATGATGGAGTGGTACCTTAGTGGATGACAGATAGCTATGTAGCGATCAAACGACATGATAGACAATATGAGAAGTGTCGCTCCGCCATACATATGAATACAGAAAGCCTGAATCAAGCATGCTGGGTAAGTGATGTGCCTATCTTCAGACAATACATCTGACATGACCCTTGGAATCATGGCGCTTATACCGATCAAGTCATTGATGGATAAGTTGAGAAGGAACAGATACATAGGCCCGTGTAGATTTCTGTTGAAAACTATAACCGCAAGCAAAGACAGGTTACAGAACAGTGTAAATAAGTAGATGAGAGAGCCAATTAGGACAGTCAAATATTTCCCTTCAGAAGACAAGTCTATTTTGCCCAATATGAAAACAGCGTTGAGTACATCTATGGTTCGGTTCCCCATCCTCCTGTAGCGTTGAACCTCACGGCAGCTTGAAGAATTCTAAAAATGTCCCAAAACATCAACTTAAATGAACGGCAATTGTTATTGACTGATAGCCTTGGAGATGTAGAGTGCAGAACATGGAAGCATGTGGTTGCATGTATATTTATAAGAAAGCTGATCCTGTGCTTTGTGGTTCTACAACCTTACCTCAAAATATTATTGGTCTGTCATTAATAATGTATTAATGGATTTTGGAGGTGGTGATTGGACAATATAATTCAAGGGTGTCAAACTTATTCCATGGAGGGCGGAGTGTCAGTGGGTTTTTGGATTTTCCTttaaattaagacctagacaaccaggtcaggggagttccttactaattagtgaccttaattcatcattCAAGTAAAAGGGATGAGCAAAAACACGCAGATACTCGGCCTTCCATGTAATGAGTTTGACAAAACATTTtacctggcaagtcagttaagaacaaattcttattttcaatcaggggcagaatgacagatttgtaccttgtcagctcgggggatttgaacttgcaacctttcagttactagtctaaccactaggctactctccCGCCCCATTTGACACATGATGTAAATGATTAGATCATCTCTTTCAGAATGCAAATGTCATATCAGGATGCCAACTACAGCTGAACTAAGACTTTTCGTAAATTTACAAAACGTATAAACCTGGCACATGAGATTACATATTCAAATTTAAGAAATTATTAACTATTCTTAAAAATAAGCATATTTCATTGGGAGCCTTTGTTCTCTAGTGCAATAAACTTCCCACAATCAGAAAATATACAATACTCTAAGAACAATGGCTCTTCTAAGCTTCAAtaaaacctttaaaaaaaacgttttcacTTTATTTGCTATTAGCCTGGTTATGCACTCACtgcagtaaaacatttaaaaaagaacggacatggaacgagatGGGAACAGCATCAGCAAACTGATAATACAGACAAAAAACTATGACTGCAGCAGTGGGaaacagagcagggaactgacacatatagggggggtaataaacaggtgatgagtgagtccaggtgatcagagcagggaactgacaaatataggggaggtaataaacaggtgatgagtgagtccaggtgatcagagcagggaactgacacatataggggaggtaataaacaggtgatgagtgagtccaggtgatcagagcagggaactgacaaatataggggaggtaataaactggtaatgagtgagtccaggtgatcagagcagggaactgacaaatataggggaggtaataaacaggtgatgagtgagtccaggtgatcagagcagggaactgacacacataggggaggtaataaacaggtgatgagtgagtccaggtgatcagagcagggaactgacacatataggggaggtaataaacaggtgatgagtgagtccatgtgatcagagcagggaactgacacatataggggaggtaataaacaggtgatgagtgagtccaggtgatcag is a genomic window containing:
- the LOC110507202 gene encoding olfactory receptor 4D1-like — translated: MGNRTIDVLNAVFILGKIDLSSEGKYLTVLIGSLIYLFTLFCNLSLLAVIVFNRNLHGPMYLFLLNLSINDLIGISAMIPRVMSDVLSEDRHITYPACLIQAFCIHMYGGATLLILSIMSFDRYIAICHPLRYHSIMTKNTVVSLIASAWLIDFLLVGILFGLTLRFPVCKTVIVNIYCDNMSLLRLTCATETTVNNIYGLFITGVLHGGGAFSVVFSYSFILFTCFRGSDSDAKLKALHTCATHLLVFLIYEFSGIIVVLVYRIPNTPLLLQTFAGMIFVIFPPEIK